Proteins co-encoded in one Dehalococcoidia bacterium genomic window:
- a CDS encoding pentapeptide repeat-containing protein, translating into MILVVLAAGVLLAIAMCSPAPVPAEVPPEPTSTPQPTAAPAPEVVEVPEEEATDGSAPVGFTIDLQSLANDLQQYLPFDQANGQEVPPEDVVEAVLAALPTPEPTSTPEPTATPVPTAAPNINAIALAVLDVLPTAEPPTTPEPAATPDIDAVVSAVLAALPPTPTPVPTIDVDLIIEEAVFEALDQLPPSPTPISLSAFSAILTPTPTSTPERDRCDILEPGADLSLCDFEDKDLRNVDLRNANLDRAVFNDANLRSANFSGAILRRAKFRNADLRRADFTDAELYAARFDDADLRDADFSHADLSEANLKDANVSGAEWQGAQWDDTDCPDGTNSDDDQNDGKCFR; encoded by the coding sequence TTGATCCTTGTGGTGCTGGCTGCGGGCGTACTGCTCGCCATTGCGATGTGCTCACCCGCGCCCGTGCCGGCAGAAGTGCCGCCGGAACCAACGAGTACGCCACAACCTACCGCCGCGCCTGCGCCCGAGGTCGTGGAAGTGCCGGAGGAAGAAGCCACTGACGGCAGTGCCCCGGTTGGCTTTACGATCGACCTGCAGTCGCTTGCAAACGACCTGCAGCAGTACCTTCCGTTCGACCAGGCAAATGGGCAGGAAGTTCCGCCTGAAGACGTTGTCGAAGCGGTACTCGCGGCCCTGCCGACTCCTGAACCAACGAGTACGCCCGAGCCTACGGCCACTCCGGTGCCTACGGCTGCGCCGAATATCAACGCGATTGCCCTTGCCGTGCTCGACGTTCTGCCGACAGCGGAACCCCCAACCACTCCGGAACCTGCGGCCACCCCGGACATCGACGCCGTAGTCTCCGCGGTGCTTGCGGCACTGCCGCCTACGCCCACACCCGTGCCGACCATTGACGTCGACCTGATAATCGAAGAGGCGGTGTTCGAGGCACTGGACCAACTCCCGCCGTCGCCAACGCCGATCTCGCTTTCGGCCTTTTCTGCAATCCTTACGCCGACGCCGACCTCCACACCCGAACGGGACCGGTGCGACATCCTGGAACCCGGCGCTGACCTGTCGCTCTGTGACTTCGAGGACAAGGACCTGCGAAACGTCGACCTTCGCAACGCGAACCTGGATCGCGCGGTGTTCAACGATGCGAACCTCAGAAGCGCCAACTTCTCGGGCGCGATACTGCGCCGCGCCAAGTTCCGCAACGCCGACCTCAGACGGGCCGACTTCACGGACGCAGAACTCTACGCCGCAAGGTTCGATGATGCCGACCTCAGAGACGCCGACTTCTCCCACGCAGACCTGTCGGAAGCCAACCTCAAGGACGCGAATGTGAGTGGCGCGGAGTGGCAAGGCGCTCAGTGGGACGATACGGACTGTCCGGACGGCACCAACTCCGACGACGACCAGAACGACGGCAAGTGCTTCAGGTAG